A region from the Ammospiza nelsoni isolate bAmmNel1 chromosome 1, bAmmNel1.pri, whole genome shotgun sequence genome encodes:
- the TFPI2 gene encoding tissue factor pathway inhibitor 2 isoform X2, with product MAAGRRLPALLPVLLPVLLACAALAQRPLTEKQRACLLPPDEGPCRALVPRWYYDRHTQSCQEFTYGGCYGNANNFLTFDDCEKSCWTIKKVPKLCRMEADGGPCRSYLRRYAFNLSSMRCEEFIYGGCYGNGNNFRDLQSCVDHCLPEKTGPLLCYSPKDEGLCSSSVPRYYYDTKTKSCKEFRYTGCGGNANNFVTEKDCYNVCRNGNQKPGINKPANLSRRKIVRKLKKKSQMYNLKS from the exons ATGGCCGCCGGCCGCCGCCTGCCCGcgctgctgccagtgctgctgccagtgctgctggcctGCGCCGCGCTGGCCCAGCGCCCCCTCACAG AGAAGCAGCGCGCCTGCCTGCTGCCCCCCGACGAGGGGCCCTGCCGCGCCCTGGTGCCGCGCTGGTACTACGACCGGCACACGCAGAGCTGCCAGGAGTTCACCTACGGGGGATGCTACGGCAACGCCAACAACTTCCTCACCTTCGACGACTGCGAGAAGAGCTGCTGGACCATCAAGA AAGTGCCCAAATTATGCCGGATGGAGGCTGATGGAGGACCTTGCAGGAGCTATCTAAGAAGATATGCCTTTAACTTGAGCTCGATGAGGTGTGAGGAATTCATCTATGGTGGCTGTTATGGAAATGGAAACAACTTCAGAGATTTGCAGTCTTGTGTGGACCACTGTCTGCCAGAAAAAA CTGGCCCCTTGCTATGCTATAGCCCAAAGGATGAAGGGTTGTGTTCCTCTTCTGTGCCTCGCTATTACTATGACACCAAGACTAAATCGTGTAAAGAGTTCAGATATACTGGCTGTGGTGGAAATGCCAACAACTTTGTCACTGAAAAGGATTGCTACAATGTCTGCAGAAATG GAAATCAGAAACCTGGTATCAACAAGCCAGCAAATTTATCCCGCAGAAAAATAGtgagaaaactgaagaaaaaatctCAGATGTATAACCTGAAGTCTTAA
- the TFPI2 gene encoding tissue factor pathway inhibitor 2 isoform X1 translates to MAAGRRLPALLPVLLPVLLACAALAQRPLTEKQRACLLPPDEGPCRALVPRWYYDRHTQSCQEFTYGGCYGNANNFLTFDDCEKSCWTIKKVPKLCRMEADGGPCRSYLRRYAFNLSSMRCEEFIYGGCYGNGNNFRDLQSCVDHCLPEKTGPLLCYSPKDEGLCSSSVPRYYYDTKTKSCKEFRYTGCGGNANNFVTEKDCYNVCRNAGNQKPGINKPANLSRRKIVRKLKKKSQMYNLKS, encoded by the exons ATGGCCGCCGGCCGCCGCCTGCCCGcgctgctgccagtgctgctgccagtgctgctggcctGCGCCGCGCTGGCCCAGCGCCCCCTCACAG AGAAGCAGCGCGCCTGCCTGCTGCCCCCCGACGAGGGGCCCTGCCGCGCCCTGGTGCCGCGCTGGTACTACGACCGGCACACGCAGAGCTGCCAGGAGTTCACCTACGGGGGATGCTACGGCAACGCCAACAACTTCCTCACCTTCGACGACTGCGAGAAGAGCTGCTGGACCATCAAGA AAGTGCCCAAATTATGCCGGATGGAGGCTGATGGAGGACCTTGCAGGAGCTATCTAAGAAGATATGCCTTTAACTTGAGCTCGATGAGGTGTGAGGAATTCATCTATGGTGGCTGTTATGGAAATGGAAACAACTTCAGAGATTTGCAGTCTTGTGTGGACCACTGTCTGCCAGAAAAAA CTGGCCCCTTGCTATGCTATAGCCCAAAGGATGAAGGGTTGTGTTCCTCTTCTGTGCCTCGCTATTACTATGACACCAAGACTAAATCGTGTAAAGAGTTCAGATATACTGGCTGTGGTGGAAATGCCAACAACTTTGTCACTGAAAAGGATTGCTACAATGTCTGCAGAAATG CAGGAAATCAGAAACCTGGTATCAACAAGCCAGCAAATTTATCCCGCAGAAAAATAGtgagaaaactgaagaaaaaatctCAGATGTATAACCTGAAGTCTTAA